One Peromyscus leucopus breed LL Stock chromosome 4, UCI_PerLeu_2.1, whole genome shotgun sequence genomic region harbors:
- the Aplnr gene encoding apelin receptor yields MEDESYSYYGADNQSECEYEDWQSSGALIPAIYILVFLLGTTGNGLVLWTVFRNSREKRRSADIFIASLAVADLTFVVTLPLWATYTYRGFDWPFGSFACKLSSYLIFVNMYASVFCLTGLSFDRYLAIVRPVANARLRLRVSGAVATAVLWVLAALLAVPVMVFRSTANMENSTKVQCYMDYSMVATSNSEWAWEVGLGVSSTAVGFVVPFTIMLTCYFFIAQTIAGHFRKERIEGLRKRRRLLSIIVVLVVTFALCWMPYHLVKTLYMLGNLLHWPCDFDSFLMNVFPYCTCISYVNSCLNPFLYAFFDPRFRQACTSMLCCDQSRCKGTSHSSSGEKSASYSSGHSQGPGPNMGKGGEQMHEKSIPYSQETLVD; encoded by the coding sequence ATGGAAGATGAGAGTTACAGCTACTATGGGGCCGACAACCAGTCTGAATGTGAGTACGAAGACTGGCAGTCCTCCGGGGCTCTCATCCCTGCCATCTACATCCTGGTCTTCCTTCTAGGCACCACCGGCAATGGCCTGGTGCTCTGGACCGTGTTTCGGAACAGCCGGGAAAAGAGACGCTCCGCTGACATCTTCATTGCCAGCCTGGCAGTGGCTGACCTGACCTTTGTGGTGACTTTGCCACTGTGGGCCACCTATACCTACCGGGGATTTGACTGGCCCTTTGGAAGCTTCGCTTGCAAGCTCAGCAGCTACCTCATCTTCGTCAACATGTATGCCAGTGTCTTTTGCCTCACCGGCCTCAGCTTCGACCGATACCTGGCTATTGTCAGGCCAGTGGCCAATGCTCGACTTAGGCTGAGGGTCAGCGGGGCTGTGGCCACAGCGGTCCTCTGGGTGCTGGCTGCCCTTTTGGCTGTGCCTGTGATGGTGTTCCGTTCCACCGCTAACATGGAAAACAGCACCAAGGTCCAGTGCTATATGGACTACTCCATGGTGGctacctcaaactcagagtggGCCTGGGAGGTGGGCCTTGGGGTGTCATCTACTGCCGTAGGCTTTGTGGTGCCCTTCACCATCATGCTGACGTGTTACTTCTTCATTGCCCAAACCATCGCTGGCCATTTCCGTAAGGAGCGCATTGAGGGCTTGCGGAAGCGGCGCCGGCTGCTCAGCATCATCGTGGTACTGGTGGTGACTTTCGCCCTGTGCTGGATGCCCTACCACCTGGTGAAGACGCTCTACATGCTGGGGAACTTGCTGCACTGGCCCTGTGACTTTGACAGCTTCCTCATGAATGTCTTTCCCTATTGCACGTGCATCAGCTACGTCAACAGCTGCCTCAATCCTTTTCTCTACGCCTTTTTTGACCCTCGATTTCGCCAAGCCTGCACATCCATGCTCTGCTGTGATCAGAGCAGGTGCAAAGGCACCTCTCACAGCAGCAGCGGGGAGAAGTCAGCCAGTTATTCTTCTGGGCACAGCCAGGGTCCCGGTCCCAAcatgggaaagggaggagagcaGATGCATGAGAAATCCATTCCCTATAGTCAAGAGACCCTTGTGGACTAG